The proteins below are encoded in one region of Paeniglutamicibacter cryotolerans:
- a CDS encoding phytoene/squalene synthase family protein yields the protein MITDPLLRYSDVASCSASAVISKYSTSFSLACRLLEPGTRSHIENIYALVRVADEAVDGAATAAGLSTTAVAEQLDLLEAETLRAMACGYSTNLVVHAFARSARTCGITSELTAPFFASMRSDLSISEHSPASLDGYIYGSAEVVGLMCLRAFQILPDADHAHEQELRIAARRLGAAFQKVNFLRDLAADSEDLGRSYFPDTVPAMLTEERKAELVAEIRADLDYAATGIVRLPPSVRRAVGMTHDLFRALVLRIERVPASDLLRTRVRVGGPRKALIAARALTRRFDAVPVKRVAA from the coding sequence ATGATCACCGACCCATTACTGCGCTACAGCGACGTGGCCTCCTGTAGTGCCAGCGCCGTGATTTCGAAGTATTCAACTTCCTTCTCCTTGGCCTGCCGGCTGCTGGAACCCGGAACCCGGTCACACATTGAAAACATCTATGCCTTGGTCCGCGTTGCCGACGAAGCCGTGGATGGGGCCGCCACGGCGGCAGGGTTGAGCACCACCGCCGTCGCCGAGCAGCTTGACCTGCTGGAGGCAGAAACCCTGCGTGCAATGGCCTGTGGCTACAGCACGAACCTGGTGGTGCATGCCTTTGCCCGCAGTGCACGGACGTGCGGAATCACCAGTGAACTCACCGCACCGTTTTTCGCCTCGATGCGCAGCGACCTGTCCATCAGCGAACACTCCCCGGCCTCTCTGGACGGGTACATCTATGGTTCGGCCGAAGTCGTCGGGCTGATGTGCCTGCGGGCCTTCCAGATTTTGCCCGATGCAGACCATGCGCACGAGCAGGAGCTGCGCATCGCGGCCCGCCGGCTGGGAGCCGCTTTCCAGAAGGTGAACTTCCTGCGCGATTTGGCCGCAGACTCCGAGGATCTGGGCCGCAGCTACTTCCCCGATACCGTTCCCGCCATGCTCACCGAGGAACGCAAAGCCGAGCTGGTCGCCGAGATCCGCGCCGATTTGGATTATGCGGCCACCGGCATCGTCCGGCTCCCGCCATCGGTGAGGCGTGCGGTGGGCATGACGCACGATTTGTTCCGGGCGCTGGTTCTGCGTATCGAACGCGTTCCCGCGAGCGACCTGCTCCGTACCCGGGTGCGGGTCGGCGGCCCGCGCAAGGCGCTGATCGCCGCCCGTGCGCTGACCAGGCGTTTCGATGCCGTTCCGGTCAAGCGGGTGGCGGCATGA
- the crtI gene encoding phytoene desaturase family protein — translation MQCVVIGGGIAGLATAGLLARDGHQVTLLDKGTELGGRAGRWSAGGFTFDTGPSWYLMPQVIDHWFALMGSSAAAELDLVALDPAYRLFSGEGDAPLDVRTGRVEASGLFESLDPGSGKRLERYLDSASDTYEMAKQHFLYDEFANFKGLLNGPVLARLPKLARLLLTSLDTFVARSFGNLRQRQILGYPAVFLGTTPFKAPAMYHLMSHLDLTEGVAYPQGGFAALIDSMERLVRAEGVDIKLGATATQIISGPVPGGARAEAVAWTDAQGESHRSAARIVVGAADLHHIETRLLPEPLREHPASAWAKTDPGPSAVLVCLGVRGALDMLTHHNLFFTSDWRDNFTRIDTGSELAAETSIYVCAPSTTDTSVSPAGDSNLFILVPSPAAPQWGHGGLDGQGSEMVERVADAAIDQLAAWAGITDLRDRITLRRTVGPADFVDDVNAFRGSALGPAHTLRQSAFFRPGIRNHKLEGLFYAGSSVRPGIGVPMCMISAELVLKAVRGDTRSGPVEVGSSLAAKAGK, via the coding sequence ATGCAATGCGTGGTCATCGGCGGCGGTATCGCCGGGCTGGCCACCGCCGGGCTGCTGGCCCGCGATGGACACCAGGTCACGCTGCTGGACAAGGGCACGGAGCTCGGTGGTCGCGCCGGGCGCTGGAGCGCCGGAGGTTTCACCTTCGACACCGGCCCCTCCTGGTACCTGATGCCCCAAGTGATCGATCACTGGTTTGCCCTGATGGGCTCCAGTGCGGCAGCGGAACTGGACTTGGTGGCACTGGACCCCGCCTACCGCCTCTTCAGCGGCGAGGGCGATGCACCACTCGATGTCCGCACCGGTCGGGTAGAAGCCTCCGGACTCTTCGAATCATTGGACCCGGGTTCAGGCAAACGGTTGGAACGCTATCTGGATTCGGCCTCCGACACCTATGAGATGGCTAAGCAGCACTTCCTGTATGACGAGTTCGCCAATTTCAAGGGCCTGCTCAACGGCCCGGTGCTGGCCCGGCTGCCCAAGCTGGCACGGCTGCTGCTGACATCGCTTGACACCTTCGTCGCCCGCTCCTTCGGCAACCTGCGCCAACGCCAGATTCTGGGCTATCCGGCGGTTTTCCTGGGCACCACCCCGTTCAAGGCCCCAGCCATGTACCACCTCATGAGCCACTTGGACTTGACCGAGGGCGTGGCCTACCCCCAGGGCGGATTCGCCGCGCTGATCGACTCCATGGAACGACTCGTCCGCGCCGAAGGGGTGGACATCAAGCTCGGTGCCACGGCGACGCAGATCATCTCCGGCCCCGTCCCCGGCGGGGCCCGGGCCGAGGCAGTGGCCTGGACCGATGCCCAGGGCGAATCCCACCGTAGCGCAGCCCGGATCGTTGTTGGCGCCGCCGATCTGCACCATATCGAAACCAGGCTCCTGCCTGAACCCCTGCGCGAGCACCCGGCGTCGGCTTGGGCGAAGACCGACCCCGGGCCCAGTGCCGTGCTCGTGTGCCTGGGTGTGCGCGGGGCACTGGACATGCTCACCCATCACAACCTGTTCTTCACCTCCGACTGGAGGGATAACTTCACCCGCATTGACACCGGCAGCGAGCTGGCCGCCGAAACTTCCATCTATGTCTGCGCTCCCTCCACCACCGATACGTCGGTTTCACCTGCAGGGGATTCGAACCTTTTCATCCTGGTCCCCTCCCCCGCGGCCCCGCAGTGGGGCCACGGAGGCCTCGACGGACAGGGAAGCGAGATGGTGGAACGGGTCGCCGATGCTGCCATCGATCAGCTGGCGGCTTGGGCCGGCATCACCGATCTGCGCGACCGCATCACGCTCAGGCGCACCGTCGGACCGGCCGACTTCGTCGACGACGTCAACGCCTTCCGCGGCAGCGCTCTGGGTCCGGCCCACACGCTGCGCCAAAGTGCGTTTTTCCGTCCAGGGATCCGGAACCATAAGCTCGAGGGGCTCTTCTATGCCGGAAGTTCGGTCCGCCCGGGCATCGGTGTTCCCATGTGCATGATCAGCGCCGAGCTGGTGCTCAAGGCCGTGCGGGGCGATACCCGATCCGGACCCGTGGAAGTCGGCAGCAGCCTCGCCGCGAAGGCAGGAAAATGA
- a CDS encoding lycopene cyclase domain-containing protein, with the protein MIYLLVLVALLGCMCAIDARYRLFFFDRPLAAALTLVAGLAYFLFWDIWAIAEGIFLHLPSPLMTGIMVGHQLPLEEVFFLAFLCYQTMILFVGARRLLASRQRKESEARA; encoded by the coding sequence ATGATCTACCTGTTGGTCCTCGTGGCCCTGCTCGGATGCATGTGCGCTATAGATGCCCGATACCGCCTCTTCTTCTTTGACCGGCCGCTGGCGGCGGCCCTCACGCTCGTCGCCGGGCTGGCCTATTTTCTGTTCTGGGACATCTGGGCCATTGCCGAAGGCATCTTCCTGCATCTGCCCTCACCGCTGATGACCGGGATCATGGTCGGGCACCAGCTACCGCTGGAAGAGGTCTTCTTCCTGGCTTTCCTGTGTTATCAGACCATGATCCTGTTCGTTGGGGCTCGCCGCCTGCTGGCCAGTCGCCAACGCAAGGAATCGGAGGCCCGGGCATGA
- a CDS encoding lycopene cyclase domain-containing protein, with protein sequence MSFIQLDVIFLLIAALVLAVACIRRRVDRTALWAIVASMLILCVLTAVFDNVMIGVGLFEYASAPLAGIRLGLAPIEDFAYPIGAALLLPGLWLLLTKKGGARR encoded by the coding sequence ATGAGCTTCATTCAACTCGATGTCATCTTCCTGCTCATTGCCGCACTGGTCCTGGCCGTAGCCTGCATTCGGCGCCGGGTCGATAGGACCGCCCTGTGGGCCATTGTGGCGAGCATGCTGATCCTGTGCGTGCTGACCGCGGTGTTCGACAATGTCATGATCGGCGTGGGCCTCTTCGAGTACGCCAGCGCTCCGCTGGCGGGAATCAGGCTGGGGCTGGCGCCGATCGAGGACTTCGCCTACCCCATTGGCGCTGCACTGCTGCTGCCCGGCCTCTGGTTGCTACTCACCAAAAAGGGAGGTGCCCGACGATGA
- a CDS encoding prenyltransferase, whose protein sequence is MKELIATSRPVSWVNTAYPFAAAYFLTTGRIDWLLIVGTLFFLFPYNLAMYGINDVFDYESDLLNPRKGGAEGAVVSRSRHRGILIASAVTCIPFVLVLLAAGSLTANLVLVLSLAAVLAYSAPKLRFKERPFIDSATSSIHFVSPALYALVLGDAVFTPGLWALLAGYFLWGAASQAFGSVQDILPDREAGIGSVGTVLGTRTTVVGSAVTYLGAGVLMLATAWPGPLAALLTLPYAHNALRFARLDDGSSDAANAGWRRFLWLNYVTGFLVTMLLIWYAVLR, encoded by the coding sequence ATGAAGGAGCTGATCGCTACCTCGCGCCCCGTTTCCTGGGTTAATACCGCATACCCCTTTGCCGCAGCGTATTTCCTGACCACGGGCCGGATCGACTGGCTGCTCATCGTGGGCACGCTGTTCTTCCTCTTCCCCTATAATCTGGCGATGTACGGGATCAACGATGTGTTTGACTACGAATCGGACCTGTTAAACCCCCGCAAGGGTGGTGCCGAGGGGGCTGTCGTCTCCCGCAGCCGACACCGCGGAATCCTGATTGCCTCGGCCGTGACCTGCATTCCGTTCGTCCTCGTGCTGTTGGCGGCCGGTTCGCTGACCGCCAACCTTGTCCTGGTCCTCTCGCTGGCCGCGGTGCTGGCCTACAGCGCCCCGAAACTGCGTTTCAAGGAACGTCCGTTCATCGACTCGGCAACCTCCTCGATTCATTTTGTCTCCCCGGCCTTGTACGCACTGGTCCTGGGTGATGCGGTATTCACCCCCGGGCTGTGGGCACTGCTAGCCGGCTACTTCCTCTGGGGTGCCGCCAGCCAGGCCTTCGGTTCGGTGCAGGACATCCTCCCGGACCGTGAAGCAGGCATCGGCTCGGTGGGCACCGTATTGGGCACCCGAACGACAGTGGTGGGATCGGCGGTGACGTATCTGGGTGCCGGTGTGCTGATGCTCGCCACCGCTTGGCCCGGCCCGCTAGCGGCGCTGCTCACCCTGCCCTACGCCCATAATGCGCTGCGCTTTGCCCGGTTGGACGACGGGTCCTCCGATGCGGCAAATGCCGGGTGGCGCAGGTTCTTATGGCTGAACTACGTCACCGGTTTCCTAGTGACAATGCTGTTGATCTGGTATGCGGTGTTGCGCTAA
- a CDS encoding cryptochrome/photolyase family protein: protein MASSHTDGNPADTAIVWFRDDLRVADNPALLAAAAHGNAVGLYVLDQESAGIRPLGGAARWWLHHALEDLRAGLAGLGIPLILARGPAALLVPEICDQVGASAVFWNRRYGAVERVVDTVAKQRLQRADVQVESFQASLLHEPWRLATGAGTPYRVFTPFWKAASSLEIRYPLPTPAPGCGAPGRIPAGDALDDLCLLPLGVDWAAGLREHWSPSEGAGLSLLGAFIQDVLPDYATARERPDLHGSSRLSPYLRWGQLSPFQVWHALAGSRAGHPHDASVFASQLGWREFCWHQLFHNPDLAVANLRPVFNAYPWKWPDASEPAAEGPDTRAHLAAWQQGMTGLPLVDAGQRELWHTGWMHNRVRMVSASFLVKNLGIHWRLGEQWFWDTLVDADAASNPANWQWVAGSGADASPFFRIFNPETQAKKFDPEGRYTGAWVPEAGNPHYPEPLVDLKESRALALDSYAGMKAATSSVAVSSPGRSPDSSPA from the coding sequence ATGGCGAGCTCACATACCGACGGCAATCCGGCGGACACCGCCATCGTGTGGTTCCGCGATGACCTGAGGGTGGCCGATAACCCGGCCTTGCTCGCTGCTGCAGCCCACGGGAACGCGGTGGGTCTCTATGTGCTGGATCAGGAGTCTGCAGGCATCAGGCCACTGGGTGGTGCCGCCCGGTGGTGGCTGCACCATGCACTGGAAGACCTGCGGGCCGGGCTTGCCGGGCTCGGGATTCCACTCATCCTGGCCCGTGGACCCGCGGCTCTCCTGGTTCCGGAGATCTGCGACCAGGTCGGCGCTTCGGCGGTGTTCTGGAACCGCCGCTATGGGGCGGTCGAACGCGTTGTGGACACCGTAGCCAAACAACGTCTCCAGCGGGCAGACGTTCAGGTGGAGAGCTTCCAGGCATCATTGCTGCATGAACCGTGGAGGCTGGCCACCGGTGCCGGCACCCCCTACCGGGTGTTCACACCGTTTTGGAAGGCTGCCAGCAGCCTGGAAATTCGCTATCCGCTTCCCACGCCGGCACCCGGATGCGGGGCTCCCGGGAGGATTCCCGCCGGCGACGCATTGGACGACCTGTGTCTGCTGCCACTCGGCGTCGACTGGGCCGCCGGGCTGCGGGAGCACTGGAGCCCGAGCGAGGGCGCCGGACTATCGCTGCTGGGCGCCTTCATCCAGGACGTCCTCCCCGACTATGCCACCGCGCGCGAGCGCCCCGATCTGCACGGCAGCAGCCGCTTGTCGCCCTACCTGCGCTGGGGCCAGCTCAGTCCGTTCCAGGTCTGGCATGCCTTGGCCGGCAGCCGCGCCGGGCACCCGCATGACGCGTCGGTCTTCGCCTCCCAACTGGGGTGGCGGGAATTCTGTTGGCACCAACTGTTCCACAACCCGGACTTGGCAGTCGCCAACCTGCGCCCGGTGTTCAACGCCTATCCCTGGAAATGGCCGGATGCCTCCGAACCCGCAGCGGAAGGCCCCGATACCCGCGCCCACCTCGCCGCCTGGCAGCAGGGGATGACCGGGCTGCCGCTGGTTGACGCCGGCCAACGCGAGCTCTGGCATACCGGCTGGATGCACAACCGGGTCCGCATGGTTTCCGCGAGCTTCCTGGTCAAGAACCTGGGCATCCACTGGCGGCTCGGCGAGCAGTGGTTCTGGGACACTCTGGTGGATGCCGATGCCGCCTCGAATCCGGCGAATTGGCAGTGGGTGGCCGGTTCGGGAGCCGATGCCTCCCCCTTCTTCAGGATCTTCAATCCCGAAACCCAGGCCAAGAAGTTCGACCCCGAGGGCCGGTACACCGGCGCCTGGGTCCCCGAAGCGGGCAACCCGCACTACCCGGAACCGCTGGTCGACCTGAAGGAGTCGCGCGCCCTTGCCCTGGACTCCTACGCGGGGATGAAGGCCGCTACTTCATCCGTTGCAGTGTCTTCCCCCGGAAGAAGTCCGGATTCTTCGCCCGCATGA
- a CDS encoding APC family permease, producing the protein MVTGTAPAEQKAGGLGDKGLGKGAVGLLGAVVIGVSCIAPAYTLTAALGPTVAEVGTHLPAIFLAGFLPMLLVALGYRELNSAMPDSGTSFTWATRAFGPWIGWMGGWGLIAATVIVLSNLAAVAVDFFYLMLAQVTGNEALAGLTHNLWINIPTTLLFIAVACWISYRGLQTTKAFQYTLVAFQLVVLGWFAIAAFAHVGAGTAFDATPITWDWFNPFSVDSFAGFAAGVSLSIFIFWGWDVTLTMNEETKDPDKIPGRAATLTVLIIMAIYMVVSLSVISYAGIGTTGLGVGNLENKDSIFAALAGPVMGPFAILMSLSILSSSAASLQSTFVSPARTILAMGYYKALPKRFGAVSPRYMSPSTATITAGIAAAVFYVATRLLSENALWDTITALGLMICFYYGVTALACVWYFRRESFSSARSVVFKFLAPLLGGVILLVMFVKTAIDSLDPGYGSGSSLFGVGMVFVLGFSVLLLGVVLMFIMRAKNPDFFRGKTLQRMK; encoded by the coding sequence ATGGTCACCGGCACAGCGCCGGCTGAACAGAAGGCCGGTGGCCTGGGCGACAAGGGCCTGGGCAAGGGGGCCGTCGGATTGCTCGGCGCCGTCGTGATCGGCGTTTCCTGCATTGCCCCGGCCTATACGCTGACCGCGGCGCTGGGGCCGACCGTGGCGGAGGTCGGAACCCATCTGCCGGCCATCTTCCTGGCCGGCTTCCTGCCGATGCTGCTGGTGGCCCTGGGCTACCGCGAACTGAACTCGGCCATGCCGGATTCGGGGACCTCGTTCACCTGGGCCACGCGCGCCTTCGGCCCGTGGATCGGCTGGATGGGCGGGTGGGGACTGATCGCGGCCACGGTCATCGTGCTCTCCAACCTGGCGGCCGTCGCAGTGGACTTCTTCTACCTGATGCTCGCCCAGGTGACGGGCAACGAAGCGTTGGCGGGGCTGACCCACAACCTGTGGATCAACATCCCCACCACGCTGTTGTTCATCGCCGTGGCCTGCTGGATCTCCTATCGCGGCCTGCAGACCACCAAGGCGTTCCAGTACACGCTGGTGGCCTTCCAGCTGGTGGTGCTGGGCTGGTTCGCGATTGCGGCCTTCGCCCACGTCGGTGCGGGTACGGCCTTCGATGCCACGCCGATCACCTGGGACTGGTTCAACCCGTTCTCCGTCGATTCGTTCGCGGGGTTCGCGGCCGGTGTCTCGCTCTCGATCTTCATCTTCTGGGGTTGGGACGTCACCTTGACCATGAACGAGGAGACGAAGGACCCGGACAAGATCCCGGGCCGCGCCGCCACGCTCACGGTGCTGATCATCATGGCCATCTACATGGTCGTCTCGCTCTCGGTGATCTCCTACGCGGGGATCGGGACGACCGGCCTGGGTGTCGGCAACCTGGAGAACAAGGACTCGATCTTCGCCGCGCTTGCAGGACCCGTGATGGGACCGTTCGCCATCCTGATGTCGCTGTCCATCCTGTCCTCCTCGGCGGCCTCGCTGCAGTCGACGTTCGTCTCCCCGGCCCGGACCATTCTGGCCATGGGCTACTACAAGGCGCTGCCGAAGCGTTTCGGTGCCGTGTCCCCGCGCTACATGTCCCCGTCGACGGCAACGATCACCGCCGGCATCGCCGCCGCGGTGTTCTACGTGGCCACGCGACTGTTGAGCGAAAACGCCCTGTGGGACACGATCACCGCGCTGGGCCTGATGATCTGCTTCTACTACGGCGTCACGGCATTGGCGTGCGTCTGGTACTTCCGCCGCGAGTCGTTCTCCTCGGCGCGGTCCGTGGTGTTCAAGTTCCTGGCCCCCCTGCTGGGCGGTGTGATCCTCCTGGTGATGTTCGTGAAGACGGCCATCGACTCGCTGGATCCCGGCTACGGTTCGGGCAGCTCGCTGTTCGGCGTGGGCATGGTCTTCGTGCTTGGCTTCTCGGTGCTGCTGCTGGGAGTCGTGCTCATGTTCATCATGCGGGCGAAGAATCCGGACTTCTTCCGGGGGAAGACACTGCAACGGATGAAGTAG
- a CDS encoding universal stress protein, protein MRIIVGYTADRRGAEAIALAASVGGSGAGNGASPHLDIVMVLPQDTPFSAVYPGSDHGYKSIIAERIDAWAAEALTLVPEGSSARVLVRSADSEAAGMIAVAKETGADLIVVGGQHGRMAGMLGLGSVASALLHSSPFPVALAPDGFGEGGIPVLSRVTAFIGARPGTKGVVETAAQAATAQRVPLRVVSLMAMDFADEGEIIDESLVEAIEAKISSIVSAVGASAEVEVASGKNIEDAVQVLEWIPGEIAVVGSSRLARKRRLFLGSTAQRMLRTLPVPMLVVPRSYRRSQQDR, encoded by the coding sequence ATGCGCATCATCGTTGGATACACAGCCGACCGTCGCGGAGCAGAGGCAATTGCCCTGGCCGCCTCGGTCGGCGGTTCCGGTGCCGGCAACGGCGCCTCACCACACCTGGACATCGTCATGGTCCTGCCCCAGGACACTCCCTTCTCCGCCGTCTACCCGGGCAGCGACCATGGCTACAAATCGATCATCGCCGAACGGATCGACGCCTGGGCAGCCGAGGCGCTGACCCTGGTGCCGGAGGGCAGCAGCGCCCGCGTGCTGGTGCGTAGCGCCGACTCCGAGGCAGCGGGCATGATTGCCGTGGCCAAGGAAACCGGCGCCGACCTGATCGTGGTCGGCGGCCAGCACGGTCGCATGGCCGGCATGCTGGGCCTCGGATCGGTGGCCAGCGCGCTGCTGCATTCCTCGCCGTTCCCGGTGGCCCTGGCACCGGATGGTTTCGGGGAGGGCGGGATCCCGGTGCTCAGCCGCGTCACGGCGTTCATCGGAGCCCGCCCGGGCACCAAGGGCGTCGTCGAGACGGCCGCACAGGCAGCCACGGCACAACGCGTCCCGTTGCGGGTCGTCTCGCTGATGGCCATGGACTTTGCCGACGAAGGCGAAATCATCGACGAATCGCTGGTCGAGGCCATCGAGGCCAAAATCTCCAGCATCGTTTCCGCAGTGGGGGCTTCCGCCGAGGTCGAGGTTGCCTCCGGGAAGAATATCGAGGACGCAGTCCAGGTCCTCGAATGGATTCCCGGCGAAATCGCCGTGGTCGGCTCCAGCCGGCTCGCGCGTAAGCGCAGGCTCTTCCTGGGCAGTACAGCCCAACGCATGCTGCGTACGCTGCCGGTTCCGATGCTCGTCGTGCCCCGGAGCTACCGCCGCAGCCAGCAGGACCGCTAA
- a CDS encoding flavin monoamine oxidase family protein: MAPLDRDVVIIGAGPSGLSAAYELRKAGKTVAVLEARDRVGGRTWTDTMDGATIEIGGQWISPDQTALYSLIEELGIETFERYKQGKSVYIAEDGTRTAYDGEDFPVGEATIAEMNKLIAELDRITAEIDPDVPWEHPRAAELDMISFHHWLRTISSDESACNNIGLFIAGGMLTKPAHTFSALQALLMSASAGSFSNLVDEDFILDRRMVGTMQGVSIAVAARLGDDVYLNNPVLKLDWSQEGVTAYGADVTVNAKKVVIAVPPNLYSRISYNPPLPRRQHITHQHQSMGLVIKVHAVYSTPFWREEGLSATCFGPNQLVQEVYDNTYHGESTGTLVGFISDLKADAMFELSEAARKEAILQGLAEYLGERALTPEVFYLSDFGSEEWTRGAYATSYDLGGLYRFGPAQNENVGPIYFSSSDLAGEGYQHVDGAVRMGRRTAARIIAAVDGTEYDSSYNGVDPLNALATVTA; encoded by the coding sequence ATGGCACCGTTGGATCGCGATGTCGTCATCATCGGAGCCGGCCCATCGGGCCTGTCGGCAGCCTACGAGCTGCGCAAGGCAGGAAAGACCGTTGCCGTGCTCGAAGCCCGAGACCGCGTTGGCGGCCGTACCTGGACCGACACCATGGATGGCGCAACCATCGAAATCGGTGGCCAATGGATCTCCCCGGACCAGACGGCGCTTTACTCGCTGATCGAGGAGCTGGGCATCGAAACCTTCGAGCGCTACAAGCAGGGCAAGTCCGTCTACATCGCCGAGGACGGCACCCGCACCGCCTACGACGGCGAGGACTTCCCCGTGGGGGAAGCCACCATTGCCGAAATGAACAAGCTCATCGCCGAGCTGGACCGCATCACCGCCGAGATCGACCCGGACGTCCCGTGGGAGCACCCGCGCGCCGCCGAGCTGGACATGATCTCCTTCCACCACTGGCTGCGCACCATCTCCAGTGACGAATCGGCCTGCAATAACATCGGCCTGTTCATCGCCGGTGGCATGCTCACCAAGCCCGCCCACACCTTCTCCGCGCTGCAGGCGCTGCTGATGTCCGCGTCCGCCGGATCCTTCTCCAACCTGGTCGACGAGGACTTCATCCTGGACCGCCGCATGGTCGGTACCATGCAGGGCGTTTCCATCGCCGTGGCGGCGCGCTTGGGCGATGACGTCTACCTGAACAACCCCGTGCTGAAGCTCGACTGGTCCCAGGAGGGCGTGACGGCCTACGGCGCCGACGTCACGGTCAACGCCAAGAAGGTCGTCATCGCCGTTCCGCCGAACCTGTACTCGCGCATTTCGTACAACCCGCCACTGCCGCGCCGCCAGCACATCACGCACCAGCACCAGTCCATGGGCCTGGTAATTAAGGTGCACGCCGTCTACTCCACCCCGTTCTGGCGCGAAGAGGGCCTCTCGGCCACCTGCTTCGGCCCGAACCAGCTGGTCCAGGAGGTCTACGACAACACCTACCACGGTGAATCCACCGGCACCCTGGTCGGCTTCATCTCCGATCTCAAGGCAGATGCGATGTTCGAGCTGAGCGAAGCCGCGCGCAAGGAGGCCATCCTCCAGGGACTGGCCGAATACCTGGGCGAGAGGGCGCTGACCCCGGAGGTCTTCTACCTCTCCGACTTCGGCTCCGAGGAGTGGACCCGCGGCGCGTACGCCACCAGCTACGACCTGGGCGGCCTGTACCGCTTCGGGCCGGCCCAGAACGAGAATGTCGGCCCGATCTACTTCTCGTCTTCGGACCTGGCCGGCGAGGGCTACCAGCACGTCGACGGCGCCGTCCGCATGGGACGCCGCACCGCCGCACGCATCATCGCAGCGGTTGACGGAACCGAATACGATTCCAGCTACAACGGTGTCGATCCGCTGAACGCCCTGGCGACGGTGACCGCCTAA
- a CDS encoding TetR/AcrR family transcriptional regulator translates to MKQSTSGDENRMAGTTQVPAERRRAGRPKGTVLQREKIAAAALELVGAHGYEALTMSAVARELSVSPSALYNHVESKQQLLQWIQELVMARVESDAFHTLDIGAALRAWATSYRNVFAAHSPLIPVIAILPVAGSPNTLLMYEEVAAGMDRAGWPRADIVSSIVALESFIFGSALDATAPLDIFDPGPHSGSLPVFEDALRLQRESGKSSADDAFFIGLEALVNGLISRLSPVGGLGSTHN, encoded by the coding sequence GTGAAGCAGAGCACGTCGGGCGACGAAAACCGCATGGCCGGGACAACCCAGGTACCCGCCGAACGGCGCCGCGCCGGGCGGCCGAAGGGAACGGTGCTGCAGCGCGAGAAGATCGCCGCCGCGGCGCTGGAACTCGTCGGGGCCCACGGCTACGAGGCACTGACCATGTCCGCGGTGGCCCGCGAGCTCAGCGTCTCCCCTTCTGCCCTCTACAACCACGTCGAGTCCAAGCAGCAGCTACTACAGTGGATCCAGGAACTGGTCATGGCACGGGTCGAATCCGACGCCTTCCACACCCTGGACATCGGGGCTGCGCTGCGGGCCTGGGCAACCTCCTACCGCAATGTCTTTGCAGCCCATTCTCCGCTGATCCCGGTCATCGCGATCCTGCCGGTGGCCGGATCGCCAAACACCTTGCTGATGTATGAGGAGGTCGCCGCCGGGATGGACCGCGCCGGATGGCCACGGGCCGACATCGTTTCCTCGATCGTCGCGCTGGAGTCCTTCATCTTCGGCTCGGCACTCGATGCCACGGCACCGTTGGACATCTTCGACCCCGGCCCGCATTCGGGCAGCCTGCCGGTCTTCGAGGATGCGCTGCGCCTGCAACGGGAATCAGGCAAGTCCAGCGCCGACGACGCGTTTTTCATTGGTCTCGAGGCACTGGTCAACGGGCTCATTTCCCGCCTTTCACCCGTCGGCGGCCTAGGATCTACGCATAACTGA
- a CDS encoding LapA family protein, protein MTFLASVSPKNWIAVAVIILAVIFIVQNRATVSITVFFMQFQAPLWVSLGIVLLVGWLAGRFSFRKRK, encoded by the coding sequence ATGACCTTCCTTGCCTCCGTCAGCCCGAAGAACTGGATTGCCGTCGCCGTCATCATCCTGGCCGTCATCTTCATCGTGCAGAACCGCGCCACGGTATCGATCACCGTGTTCTTCATGCAGTTCCAGGCCCCGCTCTGGGTCAGCCTGGGCATCGTACTGCTGGTGGGTTGGCTAGCGGGACGCTTCTCGTTCCGCAAGCGGAAGTAA